In the genome of Tsukamurella tyrosinosolvens, one region contains:
- the rsmG gene encoding 16S rRNA (guanine(527)-N(7))-methyltransferase RsmG, with product MPPTPPIAREVFGERIGLAEEYARVLATDGVVRGLIGPREVPRLWERHVLNCAVLGELLESGETLVDIGSGAGLPGVPVAIARPDVDVILVEPLLRRAVFLEEFCGPRLPNVRVVRGRAEERAVVDAVGGADAVTSRAVSGFPKLAPWSAPLLRDGGRLLALKGSRAAEEIEEHGAILTKAGLRDPEVVLCGVGIVDPATTVVRAVRRAPAKRKRAKARR from the coding sequence CTGCCCCCCACTCCCCCGATCGCGCGGGAGGTCTTCGGCGAGCGGATCGGGCTCGCGGAGGAGTACGCCCGGGTGCTGGCGACCGATGGTGTCGTCCGCGGGCTGATCGGCCCGCGCGAGGTGCCGCGGCTCTGGGAGCGGCACGTGCTCAACTGCGCCGTGCTCGGAGAACTCCTCGAATCCGGTGAGACCCTCGTCGACATCGGCAGCGGCGCCGGTCTCCCCGGCGTGCCGGTCGCGATCGCTCGGCCCGACGTCGACGTGATCCTCGTCGAGCCCCTGCTGCGCCGCGCCGTCTTCCTCGAGGAGTTCTGCGGTCCGCGCCTGCCCAACGTCCGCGTCGTCCGCGGGCGCGCCGAGGAGCGCGCGGTCGTGGACGCGGTCGGCGGCGCCGACGCCGTCACGTCGCGCGCGGTCTCCGGATTCCCGAAGCTCGCGCCGTGGTCCGCTCCCCTGCTGCGCGACGGCGGTCGGTTGCTCGCGTTGAAGGGTTCGCGCGCCGCGGAGGAGATCGAGGAGCACGGCGCCATCCTCACCAAGGCCGGCCTGCGCGACCCGGAGGTCGTTCTCTGCGGCGTCGGGATCGTCGATCCGGCGACCACAGTCGTGCGCGCGGTCCGTCGGGCGCCGGCGAAGAGGAAACGCGCGAAGGCCCGCCGCTAG
- a CDS encoding ParB/RepB/Spo0J family partition protein: MAGQKKGGLGRGLAALIPTGPEEGPRLGNAAADVIIGARPAAPAAPAVDRPRERPARPAPSAQEPEEAAPSDLAESGAVYREIAPAAIQPNPQQPRSVFDEEGLAELVHSIREFGLMQPIVVRPLPRPQGEVRYQLVMGERRWRASQEAGLTAIPAIVRETADGDMLRDALLENIHRVQLNPLEEAAAYAQLLEEFGVTHDELAARLGRSRPVVTNTIRLLRLPVAVQRRVAAGVLSAGHARALLALEAGAEAQDALAARIVAEGLSVRATEEAVTLANRGDGTVVPTAPKRRQPADPGLREVADRIADRLDTKVTVSMGKRKGKIVVEVGSADDLERIVALLAEK, encoded by the coding sequence ATGGCCGGGCAGAAGAAGGGCGGCCTCGGCCGCGGTCTCGCCGCACTCATCCCGACCGGACCCGAGGAGGGCCCGCGCCTCGGCAACGCCGCCGCCGACGTCATCATCGGCGCCCGGCCCGCCGCCCCGGCGGCCCCGGCCGTCGACCGCCCGCGGGAGCGCCCGGCTCGGCCCGCCCCGTCGGCCCAGGAACCCGAGGAGGCGGCACCGTCGGACCTCGCGGAGTCCGGCGCGGTGTACCGGGAGATCGCCCCGGCGGCGATCCAGCCGAACCCCCAGCAGCCGCGCAGCGTCTTCGACGAGGAGGGGCTCGCCGAGCTCGTCCACTCGATCCGCGAGTTCGGGCTCATGCAGCCGATCGTCGTGCGCCCGCTCCCCCGGCCCCAGGGCGAGGTGCGCTACCAGCTCGTCATGGGCGAGCGGCGCTGGCGTGCCAGCCAGGAGGCCGGCCTCACCGCCATCCCGGCGATCGTGCGCGAGACCGCCGACGGCGACATGCTCCGGGACGCGCTCCTCGAGAACATCCACCGCGTGCAGCTCAACCCGCTCGAAGAGGCCGCGGCCTACGCGCAGCTGCTCGAGGAGTTCGGCGTCACCCACGACGAACTCGCCGCGCGCCTCGGCCGCTCCCGTCCCGTGGTCACCAACACCATCCGCCTGCTGCGGCTCCCCGTCGCCGTGCAGCGCCGCGTCGCGGCCGGGGTCCTCTCCGCCGGGCACGCCCGCGCGCTCCTCGCGCTGGAGGCCGGCGCCGAGGCGCAGGACGCGCTCGCGGCCAGGATCGTCGCGGAGGGACTGTCGGTGCGCGCCACCGAGGAGGCCGTGACTCTCGCGAACCGGGGCGACGGGACCGTCGTGCCCACTGCGCCCAAGCGCCGGCAGCCCGCCGACCCGGGCCTGCGTGAGGTGGCGGACCGGATCGCGGACCGCCTCGACACCAAGGTCACCGTCTCGATGGGCAAGCGCAAGGGCAAGATCGTCGTGGAGGTCGGCTCGGCCGACGACCTCGAGCGCATCGTCGCCCTGCTCGCCGAGAAGTGA
- the sigM gene encoding RNA polymerase sigma factor SigM, whose amino-acid sequence MTEWGNTISRSAGSGDPVTDAQDDTVSAPPPSRGRAPVSDERLLADAARGDGDAFAELFERHARQLRATALRTIRDYTDAEDCLQDAMLRAYQLSPTFRGDCKVGSWLHRIVVNACLDRARRNQVRTSLPMPDDLSGLASDEGRGAEELDRRLSVEAALRMLPEDQRAAVIAVDMYGLSVTQAAEQLGIAPGTVKSRRARARVRLERLLR is encoded by the coding sequence ATGACCGAGTGGGGGAACACCATCTCGCGGTCGGCCGGGTCGGGGGATCCGGTGACCGATGCGCAGGACGACACCGTCTCCGCGCCCCCGCCGAGCCGCGGGCGCGCCCCGGTCTCGGACGAACGGCTCCTCGCCGATGCCGCGCGGGGCGACGGCGACGCGTTCGCCGAACTCTTCGAGCGGCACGCCCGGCAGCTGCGCGCGACGGCACTACGCACCATCCGCGACTACACGGACGCCGAGGACTGTCTCCAGGACGCGATGCTGCGCGCCTACCAGCTCTCGCCGACCTTCCGCGGGGACTGCAAGGTGGGGAGCTGGCTGCACCGCATCGTGGTCAACGCCTGCCTGGACCGGGCGCGCCGCAACCAGGTCCGCACGTCGCTGCCCATGCCCGACGACCTGAGCGGCCTCGCCTCCGACGAGGGCCGCGGCGCGGAGGAGCTGGACCGCCGGCTCTCGGTGGAGGCGGCGCTCCGGATGCTGCCGGAGGACCAGCGGGCGGCGGTGATCGCCGTCGACATGTACGGCCTGTCGGTGACGCAGGCGGCGGAGCAGCTCGGCATCGCGCCGGGCACCGTCAAGAGCCGGCGGGCGCGGGCCCGGGTCCGGCTCGAACGCCTCCTGCGCTGA
- a CDS encoding proline dehydrogenase family protein has protein sequence MVDSSRPSAPLPSSGPRPGPDGAGPLGPLPDGATAVAPDDARVADAAVARAQRWLRTSRGPRPAEVGRREAAATSSLAALLHDPSGVAFTMGFVDEVARPEDDRVAAKALRRLVSPAGGGAPGRAFMSPVDAALLRAGTVAAGIAPSIAMPVARLRLRQLVGHLVFDADGDHLQRRLKRAREVGVRLNLNLLGEAVLGQGEADNRLARTHELLANPSVDYVSIKVSSVVAQLVPWDLEGNRDRIVERLRPLYRTARDGGKFVNLDMEEYKDLDLTLDVFTALLDEPEFRSLTAGIVLQAYLPDSMGALARLTDFARRRVAAGGAPIKVRLVKGANLAMERVDAEVHDWPLATYGSKADVDANHLRMVDTALRPENADALRIGVASQNLFSVAYAVELAEQRDVQRQLDIEMLQGMAPMEAAAVRADVGSLILYTPVVHSGDFDVAVSYLVRRLEENASSDNFLYSMFSPDPDAIAVEENRFRTAFARRAVVQDGPNRVQDRAAAPAPAHTGAFTGEADTDPSTPANRAWARAVLAAPDTVEPPARVTDPASVDEAVAAALTAQRAWAALPADERAELLRRVADELARRRGELLTVMSYEAGKTVAEADPEISEAIDFARYYAQSALDLHDDEATFAPHRLVVVTPPWNFPVAIPLGGVLAALAAGAAVIIKPAPQVIRCGTAAIDALHAAGVPAGLVQLINADEADAGRRLVTHPDADAVVLTGASETAALFRGWRPDLDLLAETSGKNAMVVTPAADPDLAVNDLVRSAFGHAGQKCSAASLAILVGSVGSSQRFLGQLQDAVRTLVVGEGHDLGTTVGPLIEPAAGKLLRGLTEPAAGERWLVEPRRLDEAGRFWSPGVLDGVVEGSWFHTTELFGPVLGIMRAATLDEALRLQNSTGYGLTAGLHSLDPDEIDHWREKVEAGNLYINRHMTGAIVQRQSFGGWKRSSIGPGAKAGGPNYVAQFGRWADTDVPTAPEVAPTVFSERIITAAGDLGAEDTRWLHAAAASDERAWNTEFGVEHDPTGLASETNVFRYRPLPRLEVRVGAGARPRDLVRLQLAAARTGTRLDVTVSPDAPSMPFHAPVHTAQDYAAGLAGRAEPARIRVLGAPEPEVAAAAARAGHSILRGPVLLSGRRELLSVVREQAVSTTRHRYGHLAGGAGH, from the coding sequence ATGGTCGATTCGTCACGTCCGTCCGCTCCCCTGCCGTCCTCCGGCCCCCGTCCCGGTCCCGACGGTGCCGGTCCCCTCGGCCCCCTGCCCGACGGTGCCACTGCCGTCGCGCCCGACGACGCCCGCGTCGCCGATGCGGCGGTCGCCCGCGCGCAGCGCTGGCTGCGCACGAGCCGCGGACCCCGTCCGGCCGAGGTCGGCCGCCGCGAGGCGGCCGCCACCTCCAGTCTTGCGGCGCTGCTGCACGATCCGAGCGGCGTCGCCTTCACCATGGGCTTCGTCGACGAGGTCGCCCGCCCCGAGGACGACCGCGTCGCGGCGAAGGCGCTGCGCCGCCTCGTCTCCCCCGCCGGCGGGGGCGCCCCCGGGCGGGCCTTCATGAGCCCCGTCGACGCGGCGCTGCTCCGCGCGGGCACCGTCGCCGCGGGGATCGCACCGTCGATCGCCATGCCCGTCGCACGACTGCGGCTGCGGCAGCTGGTGGGCCACTTGGTCTTCGACGCCGACGGAGACCACCTGCAGCGCCGCCTGAAGCGCGCCCGCGAGGTGGGCGTGCGGCTCAACCTCAACCTGCTCGGCGAGGCAGTTCTCGGGCAGGGCGAGGCCGACAACCGCCTCGCCCGCACCCACGAGCTGCTCGCGAACCCGTCCGTGGACTACGTCTCCATCAAGGTCTCCTCCGTGGTGGCCCAGCTCGTCCCGTGGGACCTCGAGGGCAACCGCGACCGCATCGTCGAGCGGCTCCGCCCGCTGTACCGGACCGCGCGCGACGGCGGGAAGTTCGTCAACCTCGACATGGAGGAGTACAAGGACCTCGATCTCACGCTCGACGTCTTCACGGCCCTGCTCGACGAGCCCGAGTTCCGTTCCCTCACCGCGGGAATCGTGCTGCAGGCGTACCTGCCCGACTCGATGGGCGCGTTGGCCCGGCTCACCGACTTCGCCCGGCGGCGCGTCGCCGCCGGCGGCGCCCCGATCAAGGTGCGGCTGGTCAAGGGTGCGAATCTCGCGATGGAGCGGGTCGACGCCGAGGTGCACGACTGGCCGCTCGCCACCTACGGCAGCAAGGCCGACGTCGACGCGAACCACCTGCGCATGGTGGACACCGCGCTGCGGCCGGAGAACGCCGACGCCCTCCGGATCGGTGTCGCCTCCCAGAATCTCTTCTCCGTCGCCTACGCCGTGGAGCTCGCGGAGCAGCGGGACGTGCAGCGCCAGTTGGACATCGAGATGCTGCAGGGCATGGCGCCGATGGAGGCCGCCGCGGTCCGCGCCGACGTCGGCTCGCTCATCCTCTACACCCCCGTCGTGCACTCCGGCGACTTCGACGTGGCCGTCAGCTACCTCGTGCGCCGGCTCGAGGAGAACGCCTCCAGCGACAACTTCCTGTACTCCATGTTCAGCCCCGATCCCGACGCGATCGCGGTGGAGGAGAACCGGTTCCGTACCGCCTTCGCCCGGCGCGCCGTCGTGCAGGACGGCCCGAACCGCGTGCAGGACCGCGCCGCCGCCCCCGCGCCCGCTCACACCGGTGCCTTCACCGGCGAGGCCGACACCGACCCCTCCACGCCCGCGAACCGCGCCTGGGCGCGTGCGGTACTCGCCGCCCCCGACACCGTCGAACCGCCTGCGCGGGTGACGGACCCGGCGTCCGTCGACGAGGCCGTCGCCGCCGCGCTGACCGCGCAGCGGGCGTGGGCGGCGCTCCCCGCGGACGAGCGCGCGGAGCTGCTGCGCCGCGTCGCGGACGAGCTGGCCCGCCGCCGCGGTGAGCTGCTCACCGTCATGTCCTACGAGGCCGGGAAGACCGTCGCCGAGGCGGATCCCGAGATCTCCGAGGCCATCGACTTCGCCCGCTACTACGCGCAGAGCGCCCTCGACCTGCACGACGACGAGGCGACGTTCGCCCCGCACCGCCTCGTCGTGGTGACCCCGCCGTGGAACTTCCCCGTCGCGATCCCCCTCGGTGGCGTGCTCGCCGCCCTCGCGGCCGGCGCCGCGGTGATCATCAAGCCGGCGCCGCAGGTGATCCGGTGCGGTACCGCGGCGATCGACGCCCTGCACGCCGCCGGAGTCCCCGCCGGCCTGGTGCAGCTGATCAACGCCGACGAGGCCGATGCCGGGCGCCGCCTGGTGACGCATCCCGACGCCGACGCGGTGGTCCTCACCGGCGCCAGCGAGACCGCGGCGCTGTTCCGCGGCTGGCGTCCCGACCTCGACCTGCTCGCGGAGACCTCCGGCAAGAACGCCATGGTCGTGACGCCCGCCGCCGACCCGGATCTCGCGGTGAACGACCTGGTGCGCAGCGCGTTCGGCCACGCCGGCCAGAAGTGCTCCGCCGCGTCGCTGGCGATCCTCGTCGGCAGCGTCGGATCGTCGCAGCGGTTCCTGGGCCAGCTGCAGGACGCCGTCCGCACCCTCGTCGTGGGCGAGGGGCACGATCTGGGGACCACCGTGGGCCCGCTCATCGAGCCCGCCGCCGGCAAGCTGCTGCGCGGCCTCACCGAGCCCGCCGCGGGCGAGCGGTGGCTCGTGGAACCGCGGCGCCTCGACGAGGCCGGGCGGTTCTGGTCGCCCGGCGTGCTCGACGGCGTCGTCGAGGGCAGCTGGTTCCACACCACCGAGCTGTTCGGGCCGGTGCTCGGCATCATGCGCGCCGCCACGCTCGACGAGGCGCTGCGCCTGCAGAACTCGACCGGCTACGGCCTCACCGCCGGCCTGCACAGCCTCGACCCCGACGAGATCGACCACTGGCGCGAGAAGGTGGAGGCCGGCAACCTCTACATCAACCGGCACATGACCGGCGCCATCGTGCAGCGGCAGTCCTTCGGCGGCTGGAAGCGCTCCTCGATCGGCCCCGGCGCCAAGGCCGGCGGACCGAACTACGTCGCCCAGTTCGGCCGCTGGGCCGACACCGACGTGCCCACCGCGCCGGAGGTCGCGCCCACCGTCTTCAGCGAGCGGATCATCACCGCCGCCGGGGATCTCGGCGCCGAGGACACGCGGTGGCTGCATGCCGCCGCCGCGTCCGACGAGCGCGCGTGGAACACGGAGTTCGGCGTCGAGCACGACCCCACGGGCCTGGCCAGCGAGACCAACGTCTTCCGGTACCGGCCGCTCCCCCGCCTGGAGGTGCGCGTCGGCGCCGGCGCCCGGCCGCGCGACCTGGTGCGATTGCAGCTCGCCGCCGCCCGCACCGGCACCCGGCTCGACGTCACCGTGAGCCCCGACGCGCCGTCGATGCCCTTCCACGCGCCGGTGCACACCGCCCAGGACTACGCCGCCGGCCTCGCCGGTCGCGCCGAGCCCGCGCGGATCCGCGTGCTCGGCGCCCCGGAGCCGGAGGTCGCGGCCGCCGCGGCCCGGGCGGGCCACAGCATCCTTCGCGGGCCGGTGCTGCTCTCCGGCCGCCGGGAGCTGCTCAGCGTGGTGCGCGAGCAGGCGGTCAGCACCACGCGGCACCGGTACGGTCACCTCGCCGGCGGGGCCGGCCACTAG
- the trxB gene encoding thioredoxin-disulfide reductase produces the protein MTAAGTDIADVIIIGSGPAGYTAGVYAGRAELSTILFEGTSFGGALMTTTEVENYPGFREGIMGPQLMDEMREQAIRFGADLRMEDVESVQLDGEIKEVVTAEGSYRARAVILAMGAAARYLGIPGEEALLGRGVSACATCDGFFFRDQDIAVVGGGDSAMEEAIFLTKFAKSVTLIHRSENFRASKIMLDRARDNEKIRFLTDAKVTAVQGEKSVESLLVENTVTGAVSTLEVTGLFVAIGHDPRSGLVAGQVTVDEDGYVQVEGRSTATGVPGVFAAGDLVDHTYRQAITAAGSGCSAAIDAERWLAHHREAAVAQ, from the coding sequence ATGACTGCAGCGGGCACCGATATCGCGGACGTGATCATCATCGGATCGGGTCCTGCCGGGTACACAGCGGGCGTCTACGCCGGCCGTGCCGAGCTGAGCACCATCCTGTTCGAGGGGACCAGCTTCGGCGGTGCCCTGATGACCACCACCGAGGTCGAGAACTACCCCGGCTTCCGCGAGGGCATCATGGGCCCGCAGCTCATGGACGAGATGCGTGAGCAGGCCATCCGCTTCGGAGCCGACCTGCGCATGGAGGACGTCGAGTCCGTGCAGCTCGACGGCGAGATCAAGGAGGTCGTGACGGCCGAGGGCAGCTACCGCGCCCGCGCCGTGATCCTCGCGATGGGCGCCGCCGCCCGCTACCTCGGCATCCCCGGCGAGGAGGCCCTGCTCGGCCGCGGCGTCAGCGCCTGCGCCACGTGCGACGGCTTCTTCTTCCGCGACCAGGACATCGCCGTGGTCGGCGGCGGCGATTCGGCGATGGAGGAGGCGATCTTCCTCACGAAGTTCGCCAAGTCCGTGACGCTGATCCACCGCAGCGAGAACTTCCGCGCCTCGAAGATCATGCTCGACCGCGCCCGCGACAACGAGAAGATCCGCTTCCTCACCGACGCGAAGGTCACCGCGGTGCAGGGCGAGAAGTCGGTCGAGTCGCTCCTCGTCGAGAACACCGTGACCGGAGCCGTCTCCACGCTCGAGGTCACCGGCCTGTTCGTGGCGATCGGCCACGACCCCCGGTCGGGCCTGGTCGCAGGCCAGGTCACCGTCGACGAGGACGGCTACGTGCAGGTCGAGGGCCGCAGCACGGCCACCGGCGTGCCCGGCGTCTTCGCCGCGGGCGACCTCGTCGACCACACCTACCGGCAGGCGATCACGGCGGCCGGCAGCGGCTGTTCCGCCGCGATCGACGCGGAGCGCTGGCTCGCGCACCACCGCGAAGCCGCCGTCGCCCAGTAG
- the trxA gene encoding thioredoxin, translated as MAEIVTLTDDTFVEQVLQSDKPVLVDFWATWCGPCKVVAPVLEQLAAEHGDKVTFAKIEVDQNPTAPRDYQVLSIPTLMLFQNGKPTTKLVGAKSKSAILKELDGLV; from the coding sequence ATGGCCGAGATCGTCACCCTCACCGACGACACCTTCGTCGAGCAGGTCCTGCAGTCCGACAAGCCCGTGCTCGTGGACTTCTGGGCCACCTGGTGCGGCCCGTGCAAGGTGGTCGCGCCGGTGCTCGAGCAGCTGGCCGCCGAGCACGGCGACAAGGTCACCTTCGCCAAGATCGAGGTCGACCAGAACCCCACCGCGCCGCGCGACTACCAGGTGCTCAGCATCCCCACCCTCATGCTGTTCCAGAACGGGAAGCCGACCACCAAGCTGGTGGGCGCGAAGAGCAAGTCGGCCATCCTCAAGGAGCTCGACGGCCTGGTGTGA
- a CDS encoding protein jag, with amino-acid sequence MPDDVTVEEEQTVTEAPAEAPAESPADEDDELVEEGEIAADYLEQLLDILDFDGDIDLDVEGGRAIVAIDGGEDLAKLVGQRGEVLDALQELTRLAVQQSTGDRSRLMLDVAGWRASRRTRLSGLGAEVAQRVAESGEKESLKPMTPFERKIVHDAVAKVDGVRSESEGAEPNRRVVVLPNA; translated from the coding sequence ATGCCTGACGACGTGACCGTCGAGGAGGAGCAGACCGTGACCGAGGCTCCCGCCGAGGCCCCGGCCGAGAGCCCCGCGGACGAGGACGACGAGCTGGTCGAGGAGGGCGAGATCGCCGCCGACTACCTCGAGCAGCTGCTCGACATCCTCGACTTCGACGGCGACATCGACCTCGACGTGGAGGGCGGCCGCGCCATCGTCGCGATCGACGGCGGCGAGGATCTCGCGAAGCTGGTCGGCCAGCGGGGCGAGGTCCTGGATGCGCTGCAGGAGCTGACCCGCCTCGCGGTGCAGCAGTCCACCGGAGATCGCAGCCGCCTCATGCTCGACGTCGCCGGCTGGCGCGCGAGCCGGCGCACCCGCCTCTCGGGCCTCGGTGCCGAGGTCGCGCAGCGGGTCGCGGAGTCCGGTGAGAAGGAGTCGCTCAAGCCGATGACGCCGTTCGAGCGGAAGATCGTCCACGACGCCGTCGCCAAGGTCGACGGTGTGCGCTCGGAGAGCGAGGGCGCGGAGCCGAACCGTCGCGTCGTGGTGCTCCCCAACGCCTAG
- a CDS encoding N-acetylmuramoyl-L-alanine amidase — MPRISLGDHGGAVAEIRGILADQGFLRDYVAPTELVVGGWTVPEAVFDRRLDRATRAFQQQRGLLVDGVVGPATYRALRESTYQLGARTLSYIASAPPSGDDVAALQARLQNLGFYAGMIDGLFGPQTHLGLSAYQREFGLVADGICGPATLRSLTFLGSRVTGGSPHAIREEEHVRSSGPRLSGKRIVIDPGLGGPDRGVAVRGPDGRPITEEEILWDLGSRLEGRMAAAGMETYLSRPRGMDADDSTRAYTANTFDADMMIALRTAHYRNDRAHGVASFHFGNTHGASSNIGRNLAGFIQREIVARTPLTDCHYHGRTWDIVRLTRMPTVQIDIGYTTNPHDAAVLASPQMRDTIAEAILVAVKRLYLLGENDRPTGTYTFAELLELEESADNRA; from the coding sequence ATGCCACGCATCAGCCTCGGTGATCACGGTGGCGCCGTGGCGGAGATCCGCGGCATCCTCGCCGACCAGGGTTTCCTCCGGGACTACGTGGCCCCCACCGAGCTGGTGGTCGGCGGCTGGACCGTCCCCGAGGCCGTCTTCGACCGCCGCCTGGACCGCGCGACCCGCGCGTTCCAGCAGCAGCGCGGCCTCCTGGTCGACGGTGTCGTCGGGCCCGCCACGTACCGCGCGCTCCGCGAGTCCACCTATCAGCTGGGCGCGCGCACGCTGAGCTACATCGCCTCGGCGCCCCCGTCGGGCGACGACGTCGCGGCCCTGCAGGCACGGCTGCAGAACCTCGGCTTCTACGCCGGCATGATCGACGGTCTCTTCGGCCCGCAGACCCACCTGGGGCTCTCGGCCTACCAGCGCGAGTTCGGCCTCGTCGCCGACGGCATCTGCGGCCCGGCGACGCTGCGCTCACTCACGTTCCTCGGCTCCCGCGTGACGGGCGGTTCGCCGCACGCCATCCGCGAGGAGGAGCACGTCCGCAGCTCCGGCCCGCGCCTGTCCGGTAAGCGCATCGTCATCGACCCGGGCCTGGGCGGCCCCGACCGCGGCGTCGCCGTGCGCGGACCCGACGGCCGGCCCATCACCGAGGAGGAGATCCTCTGGGACCTGGGCTCCCGGCTCGAGGGCCGGATGGCCGCCGCGGGCATGGAGACGTACCTGTCGCGCCCGCGCGGTATGGACGCCGACGACAGCACCCGCGCGTACACGGCGAACACGTTCGACGCCGACATGATGATCGCGCTGCGCACCGCGCACTACCGCAACGACCGCGCCCACGGCGTGGCCTCGTTCCACTTCGGGAACACGCACGGCGCCAGCTCGAACATCGGCCGCAACCTGGCCGGCTTCATCCAGCGCGAGATCGTCGCGCGGACGCCGCTCACGGACTGCCACTACCACGGCCGCACCTGGGACATCGTGCGCCTGACGCGGATGCCCACCGTGCAGATCGACATCGGCTACACGACCAACCCGCACGACGCGGCGGTGCTCGCGTCGCCGCAGATGCGCGACACCATCGCCGAGGCCATCCTGGTTGCGGTGAAGCGGCTGTACCTCCTGGGCGAGAACGACCGCCCGACCGGCACCTACACCTTCGCCGAGCTCCTGGAGCTCGAGGAGAGCGCCGACAACCGGGCCTGA
- a CDS encoding ParA family protein, translated as MTDHESGFDVSRGTTEDDTPIAAAARRASQVLTPGAAGTLPKPLERRVLTIANQKGGVGKTTTAVNLAAALALQGLRVLVVDLDPQGNASTALGVDHRSGVPSTYELLLGETTLEEAMAQSPHSPNLYCVPATIDLAGAEIELVSMVARETRLKNALSAAAANDIDYIFIDCPPSLGLLTVNALVAAKEVLIPIQCEYYALEGVGQLLRNIELVQSHLNKDLHVSTVLLTMYDARTKLADQVAAEVRNHFGDRVLGATIPRSVKVSEAPGYGTTVLDYDPGSRGAMSYLDAGRELAFRGAGQAV; from the coding sequence GTGACTGATCACGAATCCGGCTTCGACGTTTCACGTGGAACCACTGAAGACGACACCCCCATCGCCGCGGCCGCCCGCCGCGCCAGCCAGGTCCTGACCCCCGGAGCGGCGGGCACTCTGCCCAAGCCCCTGGAGCGTCGCGTCCTGACGATCGCCAACCAGAAGGGCGGCGTCGGCAAGACCACCACCGCCGTGAACCTCGCCGCCGCGCTCGCTCTGCAGGGCCTGCGGGTGCTCGTCGTCGACCTCGACCCGCAGGGCAACGCCAGCACGGCGCTCGGCGTCGACCACCGCTCGGGCGTCCCGTCGACCTACGAGCTCCTCCTGGGCGAGACGACGCTGGAGGAGGCGATGGCCCAGAGCCCGCACTCCCCCAACCTCTACTGCGTGCCCGCGACGATCGACCTCGCCGGCGCCGAGATCGAACTCGTCAGCATGGTGGCCCGCGAGACTCGGCTAAAGAACGCGCTCAGCGCCGCGGCCGCGAACGACATCGACTACATCTTCATCGACTGCCCGCCGTCGCTCGGCCTGCTCACGGTGAACGCGCTCGTCGCCGCGAAAGAGGTCCTCATCCCCATCCAGTGCGAGTACTACGCGCTCGAGGGCGTGGGCCAGCTGCTCCGCAACATCGAGCTCGTGCAGTCGCACCTCAACAAGGATCTCCACGTCTCCACCGTGCTCCTCACGATGTACGACGCGCGGACCAAGCTCGCCGACCAGGTGGCCGCCGAGGTGCGCAACCACTTCGGCGATCGCGTCCTCGGTGCGACGATCCCCCGCAGCGTCAAGGTCTCCGAGGCGCCGGGCTACGGCACCACGGTCCTCGATTACGACCCGGGGTCCCGCGGCGCGATGAGTTATCTCGACGCGGGTCGCGAGCTCGCCTTCCGCGGCGCCGGGCAGGCGGTGTAG